Proteins from a genomic interval of Egibacteraceae bacterium:
- a CDS encoding lysophospholipid acyltransferase family protein, with the protein MGVTPLGAARPHCEPVAGAARHTPPSTPSRVGRSGPLHRGAVRTWPLLALRVLVRRLAIFPLLRAAAGRLPVNGAHRLPDGAVVLVANHTSHADTAVILRALPRRLRGRLAPAAAEDYFFAGRLRGTLSAALLGAFPFPRRGPAGLERAAAQLAAGRVVLLFPEGTRDGGPFRAGIGRLAVAGATVVPVGLAGTAALLPKGARRPRRGPVAVVFGQARRYPPGADPAAVAADLQDRVRHLAADAAAATAAGNTRDAGAAADGGPAGRRAPRPTVYARARALAATPRGIAVVFAWSFAEALVFPVIPDLGIGLLAAAAPTRFLPLALAGAAGSVTGGAAAWGLGAAGHVPALPLVTAGMADTARTLLADAGAGGVWTQPLSAVPYKAFAFQAAGEGAALGPFLAVTALARGARMLAVAAVMAGLGAVLRRLCPPRRVPGVYAAAVACLLVLFTLGLVEVVARS; encoded by the coding sequence ATGGGCGTGACGCCGCTCGGTGCCGCCCGGCCCCATTGCGAGCCCGTCGCGGGCGCCGCCCGCCACACCCCACCGTCCACGCCTTCGCGGGTGGGTCGCTCCGGCCCGCTCCACCGGGGCGCGGTCCGCACCTGGCCCCTGCTTGCGCTGCGCGTGCTCGTGCGAAGGCTTGCGATCTTCCCGCTCCTGCGCGCCGCCGCCGGCCGGCTGCCCGTGAATGGCGCCCACAGGCTGCCCGACGGCGCGGTCGTGCTCGTCGCCAACCACACGAGCCACGCCGACACCGCGGTGATCCTGCGCGCCCTCCCGCGCCGGCTGCGCGGCCGCCTCGCGCCCGCAGCCGCCGAGGACTACTTCTTCGCCGGCAGGTTGCGCGGGACGCTCTCCGCGGCGCTGCTCGGCGCCTTCCCGTTCCCCCGCCGCGGGCCCGCGGGGCTGGAGCGCGCCGCCGCGCAGCTCGCCGCAGGCCGCGTCGTGCTGCTGTTCCCCGAGGGCACGCGAGACGGGGGCCCGTTCCGCGCGGGGATCGGCCGGCTCGCGGTGGCCGGGGCGACCGTCGTGCCGGTGGGCCTGGCCGGCACCGCGGCGCTGCTGCCGAAGGGCGCCCGGCGTCCTCGCCGGGGACCCGTCGCGGTGGTGTTCGGCCAGGCCCGCCGCTACCCGCCCGGCGCGGACCCCGCCGCCGTCGCCGCGGACCTCCAGGACCGGGTCCGCCACCTCGCCGCCGACGCCGCAGCAGCGACCGCGGCCGGGAACACGCGTGACGCGGGGGCGGCCGCCGACGGCGGCCCAGCCGGCCGCCGGGCGCCCCGGCCCACCGTGTACGCCCGGGCCCGCGCCCTCGCCGCAACCCCCCGCGGCATCGCGGTGGTCTTCGCCTGGTCGTTCGCCGAGGCGCTCGTCTTCCCCGTCATACCCGACCTCGGCATCGGCCTGCTCGCCGCCGCCGCCCCGACCCGGTTCCTGCCGCTCGCGCTCGCCGGGGCCGCCGGATCGGTGACCGGAGGCGCCGCCGCCTGGGGCCTCGGCGCCGCGGGCCACGTGCCCGCGCTGCCGCTTGTGACCGCCGGCATGGCCGACACCGCACGCACCCTGCTCGCCGACGCCGGGGCGGGAGGGGTCTGGACCCAGCCGCTGTCCGCGGTGCCCTACAAGGCGTTCGCGTTCCAGGCCGCCGGCGAGGGCGCCGCACTCGGCCCGTTCCTCGCGGTCACGGCCCTGGCGCGCGGGGCCCGCATGCTCGCCGTCGCGGCGGTCATGGCCGGCCTCGGCGCCGTGCTGCGCCGCTTGTGCCCGCCCCGGCGCGTCCCCGGGGTGTACGCCGCCGCCGTGGCCTGCCTGCTCGTGCTGTTCACCCTCGGCCTCGTCGAGGTCGTTGCCCGCTCCTGA
- a CDS encoding phosphatidate cytidylyltransferase produces the protein MSAAVLGQTSAPLLGPGATRIGAVLFAGLAAVLVAERRGVGDLPGRTLLRRWASWAAVAPLLALAVASSWGALAAVTALALQAGREYAGLVRLPRGWRHGLCAAAVVACAAAACSPLAWLVLLPALLLAASAVPLVRQDPGGLRDLAAAALGFAWVPWLAGCLLVLRLHVPGGAGILLALVVAVAASDVGAFVAGRGLGGAALAARISPAKTRAGVAGNLAGAAAGVALMGFALAGLPAPVAIGLPVVVAAGCVWGDLLESLVKRHAGVKDAGGWLPGFGGLLDRADSLLVAAPLATGWVLAWA, from the coding sequence GTGAGCGCCGCAGTGCTCGGGCAGACGTCGGCGCCGCTCCTCGGTCCCGGCGCCACGCGGATCGGCGCGGTCCTGTTCGCCGGCCTCGCCGCCGTCCTCGTCGCCGAGCGCCGCGGCGTGGGCGACCTGCCGGGTCGGACGCTGCTGCGGCGCTGGGCGAGCTGGGCCGCCGTTGCGCCGCTCCTCGCGCTCGCCGTGGCGAGCTCCTGGGGGGCGCTGGCGGCGGTCACCGCCCTGGCCCTGCAGGCCGGCCGGGAGTACGCGGGCCTGGTGCGACTGCCGCGGGGGTGGCGCCACGGGCTGTGCGCCGCCGCGGTGGTCGCCTGTGCGGCTGCTGCCTGCTCGCCCCTCGCCTGGCTCGTGCTGCTGCCCGCGCTTCTGCTCGCCGCCTCGGCCGTCCCGCTCGTCCGCCAGGACCCCGGGGGGCTGCGCGACCTCGCGGCCGCCGCCCTCGGGTTCGCGTGGGTGCCGTGGCTGGCCGGATGCCTGCTCGTGCTGCGCCTGCACGTCCCGGGTGGGGCAGGCATTCTCCTCGCCCTCGTCGTCGCGGTGGCCGCGAGCGACGTCGGCGCGTTCGTCGCCGGCCGTGGCCTCGGCGGCGCCGCCCTCGCCGCTCGGATCAGCCCCGCGAAGACGCGCGCCGGCGTCGCGGGCAACCTCGCCGGCGCGGCAGCTGGTGTCGCGCTCATGGGCTTCGCGCTGGCCGGCCTGCCCGCCCCGGTGGCCATCGGCCTGCCCGTGGTCGTCGCCGCCGGCTGTGTGTGGGGTGACCTGCTCGAGTCGCTCGTCAAGCGCCACGCCGGCGTGAAGGACGCCGGGGGGTGGCTGCCCGGCTTCGGCGGCCTGCTCGACCGGGCGGACTCCTTGCTCGTCGCCGCGCCGCTGGCCACGGGGTGGGTGCTCGCATGGGCGTGA